The following are encoded in a window of Nakamurella sp. A5-74 genomic DNA:
- a CDS encoding VWA domain-containing protein — MPDATLTHLYFLLDRSGSMQSIKADTEGGFDAFIGEQRAAAGECRVTLAQFDNTYDIVYRDMPIADVPPLELAPRGSTALLDSMGTLITTAGEALTALSEDDRPGTVIVAIMTDGHENASHEWTHPAIKKLVEQQTSQYEWQFLYLGADQDAIEVGTSLGVAAGQSISYSRGRVAETLSATSANVRDYRAARLASSSAPMPTFSQDQRNRSR; from the coding sequence ATGCCCGATGCGACCCTGACCCACCTGTATTTCCTGCTCGACCGCAGCGGCTCGATGCAGAGCATCAAGGCCGACACCGAAGGCGGGTTCGACGCCTTCATCGGAGAGCAGCGCGCCGCCGCGGGCGAGTGTCGGGTGACGCTCGCCCAGTTCGACAACACCTACGACATCGTCTATCGGGACATGCCGATCGCCGATGTTCCGCCGCTGGAGTTGGCACCTCGGGGTTCGACGGCGTTGCTGGACTCGATGGGCACGCTCATCACGACGGCGGGGGAAGCGCTGACTGCGTTGTCCGAGGACGATCGGCCCGGCACGGTGATCGTCGCGATCATGACGGACGGCCACGAGAACGCCAGCCACGAGTGGACGCATCCGGCGATCAAGAAGCTGGTCGAGCAGCAGACCAGTCAGTACGAGTGGCAGTTCCTCTATCTCGGTGCCGACCAGGATGCGATCGAGGTCGGCACTTCACTCGGAGTCGCTGCGGGACAGTCGATCTCCTACAGTCGCGGCAGGGTGGCCGAGACCTTGTCGGCCACTTCGGCGAACGTCCGGGACTACCGCGCCGCGCGTCTGGCGAGCAGCTCCGCCCCGATGCCGACGTTCAGCCAGGATCAACGCAACCGGTCCCGCTGA
- a CDS encoding cation:dicarboxylase symporter family transporter, whose amino-acid sequence MTVKEDDMATMSTHAGSSGTAPRRRRFFTQLWFWVLVGIGAGILVGLLAPGVGQGSKWIADSFVQMIKVIVGPVIFCTVIIGIASLGNLARAGGLALRALSYFLLMTVIALGLGLLAANLFKPGSGFEGTPSAAAMASAEKSIGTATAADTGGFIGFIQNSLLPKSFLGPFVENSVLQILVLAILTACAISALAAPLRTRLVGGIEAIAKVIFGIIKLIMWVAPVAAFGGMAYTVAQFGSASLKNLGLLMAVFWGTCLVFVVVVLGVVSALSGFNILKVIRLIKDELFIIVGTSSSESVLPRLLTKLRAAGASRQTVGLVIPTGYSFNLDGTCIYLTLGALFIIQAGNESLPIGVQIGLALLMLLTSKGAAGVTGAGLVTLAASLQAFGGEFFSAEAIAVGIALIIGIDRVMSEGRALTNCIGNVVATLVIARWNGELDRARLAAVLDDPSLVDEAMEREHGAQQEEIGQSEALPAPRVALDKDDREAKRALV is encoded by the coding sequence GTGACCGTCAAGGAGGACGACATGGCCACGATGAGCACCCACGCCGGCAGCAGCGGCACGGCACCGCGCAGGCGCCGCTTCTTCACCCAGCTGTGGTTCTGGGTGCTGGTCGGGATCGGTGCAGGCATCCTGGTCGGGCTGTTGGCTCCGGGCGTCGGCCAGGGATCCAAGTGGATCGCGGACTCCTTCGTACAGATGATCAAGGTGATCGTCGGCCCCGTCATCTTCTGCACGGTGATCATCGGCATCGCCTCACTCGGCAACCTGGCCAGGGCGGGTGGTCTCGCCCTGCGGGCGTTGAGCTACTTCCTGTTGATGACGGTGATTGCGCTCGGCCTCGGACTGCTCGCCGCCAACCTCTTCAAGCCCGGCAGCGGGTTCGAGGGCACACCCTCGGCCGCGGCGATGGCGTCTGCGGAGAAGTCGATCGGGACGGCAACCGCGGCAGACACCGGCGGATTCATCGGCTTCATCCAGAACAGCCTGCTGCCCAAGAGCTTCCTGGGTCCCTTCGTGGAGAACTCGGTGCTGCAGATCCTGGTGCTGGCGATCCTCACTGCTTGCGCCATCAGCGCACTGGCCGCGCCCTTGCGCACGAGGCTGGTCGGCGGTATCGAGGCTATCGCCAAGGTGATCTTCGGCATCATCAAGCTGATCATGTGGGTCGCTCCGGTCGCGGCATTCGGCGGGATGGCCTACACCGTCGCTCAGTTCGGCTCCGCGTCACTGAAGAACCTCGGCCTGCTGATGGCCGTCTTCTGGGGCACCTGCCTGGTGTTCGTGGTCGTGGTGCTCGGCGTCGTCAGCGCTCTGTCCGGCTTCAACATCCTGAAGGTCATCCGCCTCATCAAGGACGAGCTGTTCATCATCGTGGGCACCAGCTCGTCGGAGTCGGTGCTGCCCCGGCTGCTGACCAAGCTGCGCGCGGCCGGCGCCTCCCGCCAGACGGTGGGTCTCGTCATTCCCACCGGGTATTCCTTCAATCTCGACGGCACCTGCATCTACCTGACGTTGGGTGCGCTGTTCATCATCCAGGCGGGCAACGAGAGCCTGCCGATCGGCGTCCAGATCGGCTTGGCCCTGCTGATGCTGCTGACCTCCAAGGGCGCTGCAGGCGTCACGGGGGCCGGCCTGGTCACCCTGGCCGCCTCGTTGCAGGCTTTCGGCGGCGAGTTCTTCAGCGCCGAGGCGATCGCGGTCGGGATCGCGCTGATCATCGGCATCGACCGGGTGATGAGCGAGGGACGCGCGCTCACCAACTGCATCGGCAACGTCGTCGCCACCCTGGTGATCGCCCGTTGGAACGGCGAACTGGACCGTGCGCGACTGGCCGCCGTGCTGGATGATCCGTCGTTGGTGGACGAGGCGATGGAGCGCGAGCACGGTGCGCAGCAGGAGGAGATCGGGCAGTCCGAAGCACTGCCGGCGCCGCGGGTGGCGTTGGACAAGGACGACCGGGAGGCCAAGCGGGCGCTGGTCTGA
- a CDS encoding ATP-binding protein: MTRSVTGTQQESPRRPARRRSSLVRQLLLVQVLSVLITVGGLAALGTWGAAQLELAAAGRLTASIASSVAVDPQVVTAFAGPTNVRSRSAVLQPLAERIRIATGSSFIVVMSPLGIRYSHPDRSRIGLPYQGSIAAAAAGGTLTEEFVGTLGPSVRTVVPVVRDGSVVGLVSVGVLQTTIRELAARYLPLILAAAALGMLLGGLIALGLARWLRRQTLGLEPEEIAAAYLHHDAVLHDVGEGLLVLDGAGRAVVVNEEARRLLDLPDSAPQPVHRSRRVFQAKGARAFDPAVSELPGLDPAVRAVLQRGRTDDLVDEPVPSGERVLLVTVRAAEREAGPGVRIFSFRDRTELTEAIRARDDAVDRARTLAIRTHEFGNRMQTVLALVHLGDSAEAIRTGRAALHRTRGPEMAIAAEVRDPVLAALLADKAAQAAEIGVRVTVTDRLDALGDGLLPFAPDDLVSLVGNLVDNAVEAVLAVPDGLRTVHMQLDLSDDVVQIRVRDTGAGVPEDLAEELFEFGFSTRIDPSGRERGIGLALIRRISRRLGGDVRVQVPQLADMGSEFVLTLPLPQDPTPDRAPAPTAPVSGTGCVDPG; encoded by the coding sequence GTGACCCGGTCTGTCACCGGCACGCAGCAGGAGTCCCCCAGGAGACCTGCCCGTCGACGGTCCTCGCTCGTACGCCAGCTGCTGCTGGTACAGGTGCTGTCGGTGCTGATCACCGTCGGCGGGCTGGCCGCGCTCGGCACCTGGGGGGCCGCACAGCTCGAGCTGGCCGCCGCCGGGAGGTTGACGGCGTCGATCGCCTCGTCCGTGGCGGTCGATCCGCAGGTCGTGACGGCCTTCGCCGGGCCGACGAACGTGCGGTCGAGGTCGGCAGTGCTGCAGCCGCTGGCCGAGCGGATCAGGATCGCCACCGGATCGTCGTTCATCGTGGTGATGTCGCCCCTGGGCATCCGCTACAGCCACCCCGATCGGAGCAGGATAGGCCTGCCGTACCAGGGCTCGATCGCCGCCGCAGCAGCTGGCGGCACCTTGACGGAGGAGTTCGTCGGCACGCTCGGCCCGTCCGTCCGCACCGTGGTCCCGGTGGTACGGGACGGGTCCGTGGTCGGGCTCGTGTCCGTCGGCGTGCTGCAGACCACCATCCGTGAGCTCGCCGCGCGGTACCTGCCGCTCATCCTGGCTGCCGCCGCACTCGGCATGCTGCTGGGCGGGCTGATCGCACTCGGCCTGGCGCGGTGGCTGCGCCGACAGACCCTGGGTCTGGAGCCGGAGGAGATTGCCGCCGCCTACCTGCACCACGATGCCGTGCTGCACGACGTCGGCGAGGGTCTGCTGGTGCTCGACGGCGCGGGTCGGGCCGTGGTGGTGAACGAGGAGGCGCGGCGATTGCTCGACCTGCCCGACTCTGCGCCACAACCGGTTCATCGCTCCCGGCGGGTGTTCCAGGCCAAGGGTGCCCGGGCCTTCGATCCGGCAGTGAGCGAGCTGCCGGGACTGGATCCGGCGGTGCGCGCGGTGCTGCAGCGCGGCCGGACCGACGACCTGGTCGACGAGCCGGTGCCGTCGGGCGAGCGGGTGCTGCTGGTGACCGTCCGGGCTGCCGAGCGTGAAGCAGGTCCGGGGGTGCGGATCTTCTCCTTCCGCGACCGCACCGAACTGACCGAGGCCATCCGGGCCCGCGACGATGCCGTCGACCGGGCTCGCACCCTGGCCATCCGCACGCACGAGTTCGGCAACCGTATGCAGACCGTCCTGGCGTTGGTGCACCTCGGCGACTCGGCCGAGGCGATCCGCACCGGACGGGCCGCCCTGCACCGGACCCGCGGACCGGAAATGGCGATCGCCGCCGAGGTGCGCGACCCCGTGTTGGCTGCACTGCTCGCGGACAAGGCCGCGCAAGCGGCCGAGATCGGCGTGCGGGTGACCGTCACCGATCGGCTCGACGCGCTGGGCGATGGCCTGCTGCCCTTCGCCCCCGACGACCTCGTGTCCCTGGTCGGCAACCTCGTCGACAACGCCGTCGAAGCGGTGCTTGCCGTTCCCGACGGCCTGCGGACGGTGCACATGCAACTCGACCTCAGCGACGACGTGGTGCAGATACGGGTCCGCGACACCGGCGCCGGAGTGCCCGAGGACCTGGCGGAGGAGCTCTTCGAGTTCGGGTTCTCCACCAGGATCGACCCCAGCGGCCGTGAGCGCGGGATCGGTCTGGCCCTCATCCGGCGAATCAGCCGGCGGCTGGGCGGGGACGTGCGGGTGCAGGTGCCGCAGCTCGCGGACATGGGCAGCGAGTTCGTCCTGACGCTGCCGTTGCCGCAGGATCCCACGCCGGACCGGGCGCCGGCCCCCACCGCCCCGGTCAGCGGGACCGGTTGCGTTGATCCTGGCTGA
- a CDS encoding carboxyl transferase domain-containing protein — translation MTATESPASTAALGPRQLDPREPEVRLVKLLDPDTLIGLHPTDTSGVWAVRGRIDGAKVIAYCTDGTRMGGAMGFEGCKHIVDAIDMAVRERIPVIGLWHSGGARLPEGVASLDGVGSVFAAMVRASGRVPQISVVLGAAAGGAAYGPALTDIVIMAPEGRVFVTGPDVVKSVTGEQVDMEALGGPSAHGRKSGVVHIVATSEDDAFARARKVTSLFSRPGISGVAGIADDPDLEAVLPEQRNRAYAVRPLVDKILDEPIEELQPKWAPNILIGLGRLGGRTVGVVANNPLRLGGCLDSMSAEKASRFVRMCDAFGIPLLVIVDVPGYLPGVGQEWDGVVRRGAKLLHAFAEAVVPRVTLVTRKAFGGAYIAMNSKSLGATAVFAWPGAEIAVMGSKAAVGILHRRKIAAAPEDERDAVIAQLAEEHDRLSGGVQRAIDIGVVDEVIQPSETRRRVAEALASAPAGRGAHGNIPL, via the coding sequence GTGACCGCCACCGAATCCCCCGCGTCCACCGCTGCTCTCGGGCCGCGTCAGCTCGACCCACGGGAGCCGGAGGTCCGGCTGGTCAAGCTGCTCGATCCCGACACCCTGATCGGCCTGCACCCGACCGACACCTCCGGTGTGTGGGCCGTCCGCGGCCGGATCGACGGGGCCAAGGTGATCGCCTACTGCACCGACGGCACGCGGATGGGCGGAGCGATGGGCTTCGAGGGATGCAAGCACATCGTGGACGCCATCGACATGGCCGTCCGTGAACGTATCCCCGTCATCGGGCTGTGGCACTCCGGCGGAGCCCGCCTGCCCGAGGGAGTGGCCTCGCTGGACGGCGTCGGCAGCGTGTTCGCCGCCATGGTGCGCGCCTCCGGCCGGGTCCCACAGATCTCCGTCGTGCTCGGAGCTGCCGCCGGCGGCGCCGCCTACGGCCCGGCACTGACGGACATCGTGATCATGGCCCCGGAGGGCCGGGTGTTCGTCACCGGCCCTGACGTGGTCAAGTCCGTGACCGGCGAGCAGGTCGACATGGAGGCGCTCGGCGGACCGTCTGCCCACGGCCGCAAGTCGGGTGTGGTGCACATCGTCGCCACCTCCGAGGACGACGCCTTCGCCCGCGCTCGCAAGGTCACCTCGCTGTTCTCCCGGCCGGGGATCTCCGGCGTCGCCGGCATCGCCGACGACCCCGACCTGGAGGCGGTGCTGCCCGAGCAGCGCAACCGCGCCTATGCCGTGCGGCCGTTGGTCGACAAGATCCTGGACGAGCCGATCGAGGAACTGCAGCCCAAGTGGGCGCCGAACATCCTGATCGGTCTCGGCCGGCTGGGTGGCCGAACGGTCGGGGTGGTCGCCAACAACCCGTTGCGACTCGGCGGCTGTCTCGACTCGATGTCGGCAGAGAAGGCGTCCAGGTTCGTCCGGATGTGCGACGCGTTCGGCATCCCACTGCTGGTGATCGTCGACGTCCCCGGCTACCTGCCGGGAGTCGGCCAGGAGTGGGACGGCGTGGTGCGCCGCGGCGCAAAGCTGTTGCACGCCTTCGCCGAAGCAGTGGTGCCGCGGGTGACCCTGGTGACCCGCAAGGCTTTCGGAGGTGCCTACATCGCGATGAACTCGAAGTCGTTGGGTGCCACCGCGGTCTTCGCCTGGCCCGGTGCCGAGATCGCCGTCATGGGGTCCAAGGCTGCCGTCGGCATCCTGCACCGCCGCAAGATCGCCGCCGCTCCGGAGGACGAGCGTGACGCGGTGATCGCGCAGCTCGCCGAGGAACACGACCGGCTCTCCGGCGGCGTCCAGCGCGCCATCGACATCGGCGTGGTCGACGAGGTCATCCAGCCTTCGGAGACCCGCCGCCGGGTGGCCGAGGCGCTCGCGTCGGCCCCTGCCGGCCGCGGAGCGCACGGCAACATCCCGCTGTAG